From Drosophila suzukii chromosome 2R, CBGP_Dsuzu_IsoJpt1.0, whole genome shotgun sequence, a single genomic window includes:
- the Sln gene encoding monocarboxylate transporter 9 — MSSLQRDWHLQGSRGSVYCASEPDPAGGVQYESGGRLLHTNPAEGAGGGACVAGSADGVGLECGSLFSVVSAPPAPLPDIVVPTELGAKHMESLGLPVGAFRSGCCSPNASPMRRPATLSLDTQCCPRTLHASLLEHHISELEEDDNENLLTVSSITARPLIAKSHELRSSRKSGSGSGLNTARSRCVRRAKERERDRMAVPKRSKQVAKDRDSSTTTTESGGGNVEPPDGGYGWFIVFGAFSVQFWVAGLVKSYGVLYVEIMETFPSSTATVASWIPAILSALCLVLAPLSSALCQRFSCRAVVFVGGIFCSMGMILSYFATSLLHLLFTFGILTGIGGGLSTTPGIVIVSQYFDKHRALANGICVSGTAAGSFILPVLIKHLAENCGFHGTLLILGGCMLHVCVSATLYRPISAYTDQDSGQGQEETAKPLNEDINPSTTGILTTSTYLDTCEVGAGHELSDKFIEHLFLEESKNHLNYYASKQPAQDKSAQESDDEVKDIIGETTFIKPMKKVRSSGLLHSVEDLSTDSTWVYRKHSGTDSNRGSRRRRNVFSNDEVISKIQAHLEKPLSPPSIVSRGLSKSMEIPTPVSNLSDLKQQPSEQAEHGILDSQLVESTDGDCHGVADEDDEDDEEQGPRTCCERIEMYLDISLLQDPSFILMCLSVTLMSVGCPYMLYYLPAHVISIGYNKSEAGYLVAVSAVLDLIGRLGLGWLCDLQLFDRKKTYTLCILGAGCAVLTIPFAKTLVLVGLSAAVYGLCLGSWYVLMPVLLADIFGTDRISSSYGLVRMFQSIGAISVPPLAGLMRDLSGDYEICFYCMGSCMVLGCTPMVVWFVLEARNHRLFVQREEEDCEEA; from the exons GGTTCCCGGGGATCGGTTTACTGCGCGAGTGAACCGGACCCAGCTGGTGGAGTCCAGTACGAGTCGGGAGGGCGCCTTCTCCACACGAATCCGGCTGAGGGCGCCGGCGGAGGGGCGTGCGTGGCCGGATCAGCTGATGGAGTGGGACTCGAGTGCGGCTCCCTGTTCTCAGTGGTATCGGCGCCACCTGCCCCACTGCCCGACATCGTGGTGCCCACCGAGCTGGGTGCCAAGCACATGGAGTCACTGGGTCTGCCCGTCGGCGCCTTCCGCTCGGGATGCTGCTCACCCAACGCCTCGCCCATGCGACGACCCGCCACCCTTAGCCTGGACACGCAATGCTGCCCGAGGACCCTGCACGCCAGCCTGCTGGAGCACCACATCTCCGAGCTGGAGGAGGACGACAACGAGAACCTGCTGACCGTGTCCAGCATCACGGCGCGTCCGCTGATCGCCAAATCGCACGAGCTTCGCAGCAGTCGAAAGTCCGGTTCCGGATCCGGTTTGAATACGGCCCGGAGCAGGTGCGTCCGTCGAGCCAAGGAGCGGGAGCGGGACAGAATGGCCGTGCCCAAGCGCAGCAAACAGGTGGCCAAGGATCGGGACTCCTCGACGACCACGACGGAGAGCGGTGGTGGCAATGTTGAGCCACCGGATGGAGGCTACGGCTGGTTCATCGTCTTCGGGGCCTTCTCCGTGCAATTTTGGGTGGCCGGACTGGTCAAGTCATACGGCGTGCTGTACGTGGAGATCATGGAGACTTTTCCCAGCTCCACGGCCACGGTGGCCTCCTGGATTCCAGCGATCCTGTCTGCTCTCTGCTTGGTCCTGGCCCCTCTGTCGAGTGCACTGTGCCAGCGTTTCTCCTGCCGAGCGGTCGTCTTCGTCGGCGGCATCTTCTGCTCCATGGGCATGATTCTCAGCTACTTTGCCACCAGTTTGCTGCACCTGCTCTTCACCTTTGGCATACTCACAG GAATTGGCGGAGGACTCTCCACGACGCCGGGCATAGTGATAGTGTCCCAGTACTTTGATAAGCACCGTGCCCTGGCCAACGGCATTTGCGTGTCGGGCACCGCAGCTGGTAGCTTCATTTTGCCCGTTCTGATAAAACACCTGGCGGAGAACTGTGGCTTCCATGGAACCCTTCTCATCCTGGGCGGCTGCATGCTGCACGTCTGCGTCTCGGCCACCCTGTATCGCCCGATCAGTGCCTACACAGATCAGGATTCGGGGCAGGGGCAGGAGGAGACGGCGAAGCCCCTCAACGAGGACATTAATCCGAGCACCACGGGCATCCTGACCACCTCCACCTATCTGGACACCTGCGAGGTGGGTGCGGGCCACGAGCTGAGCGACAAGTTCATCGAGCACCTGTTTCTCGAGGAGTCCAAGAACCACCTCAACTACTATGCCAGCAAGCAGCCAG CCCAGGACAAATCCGCTCAGGAGAGCGACGATGAGGTGAAGGACATTATTGGCGAGACCACCTTCATCAAGCCCATGAAGAAGGTTCGCAGCTCGGGACTACTGCACTCCGTGGAGGATCTCAGCACGGATTCCACCTGGGTGTACCGTAAACACTCCGGCACGGACTCGAATCGGGGAAGTCGTCGGCGACGCAATGTCTTTTCCAACGACGAGGTGATCTCGAAAATCCAGGCCCACCTGGAGAAGCCTCTGTCGCCGCCGAGTATAGTCAGTCGGGGACTCAGCAAGAGCATGGAGATACCCACGCCGGTGAGCAACCTCAGCGATCTCAAGCAGCAGCCGTCGGAACAGGCGGAGCATGGCATCCTCGACTCCCAGCTTGTGGAGTCCACCGATGGCGACTGCCACGGCGTGGCCGATGAGGATGACGAGGACGATGAAGAGCAGGGACCACGCACTTGCTGTGAGCGCATCGAGATGTACCTGGACATAAGCCTGCTGCAGGATCCGAGTTTCATCCTGATGTGCCTGTCCGTCACCCTGATGTCCGTCGGTTGTCCCTACATGCTGTACTACCTACCCGCCCACGTTATCTCGATAG GTTACAATAAAAGCGAGGCGGGATACTTAGTGGCCGTCAGCGCAGTCCTGGATTTAATTGGGCGTCTTGGCCTCGGCTGGCTGTGCGATCTGCAGCTTTTCGATCGCAAAAAGACCTATACCTTGTG CATTTTGGGCGCCGGGTGTGCCGTACTCACGATTCCCTTCGCCAAGACCCTGGTTTTGGTGGGTCTGTCAGCTGCTGTCTACGGATTGTGCCTGGGCAGCTGGTATGTCCTGATGCCCGTCCTCCTAGCCGATATATTTGGGACGGATAGAATCAGCTCGAGCTATGGGTTGGTGAGGATGTTCCAGAGCATCGGAGCCATCTCGGTGCCCCCGCTGGCGGGACTAATGCGGGATCTCTCCGGGGACTACGAGATCTGCTTCTACTGCATGGGATCCTGCATGGTGCTCGGCTGCACTCCGATGGTCGTGTGGTTCGTCCTTGAGGCTCGCAACCACCGGCTGTTTGTCCAGCGCGAGGAGGAGGACTGCGAGGAGGCCTAA
- the Mgtor gene encoding nucleoprotein TPR, whose product MDLSGPQTLNQILQPDELKLVPEDVQKKLSAYIKNFSDEYCKERAAANRLAEAEKKSEELENKMEDYLAKFNNFELNVNELRSQLDQVSADRSQLIDTVASCEQSVCQLRKEKTAAVEERDSLMKVIERQQAELERLKQDLHTYQQQLSSAITAKCEAIARVDEIQSKEVALELKESRLESERHMLQQEIQLLSGDLNRNQAELQNIRREHSLNVMQLESRLKEKTDALKLVQKQYGQAVKTIEELHRKVEAQNDVTYKQNQATEEYVERLKKELDAKEKLFNIFKNTEADHLAQREELLQGIADMKRMLEESEEQAVQLEAQMTTLKQDHAAELEEQNKKIENMQRELAGANELLKEAQESTLESAICKLAPSAAVTSRLMRSDLSLTELYSMYARSSEELEARNREIEQMKLQVKSIMAEISENAPLFEKQNADYHKLKEAHNRLLEEHEELAERKITMEHELERTQFNLIHSQKENKKLKQTHSDLSRQVCMLLDELNCLRAGVPLIRNQEPRQSITSESVINDNLVTFSSIQELVERNSHLLNMSRDLAEMLEASEKNQDKLLLEQSEKQISKLNARFAEMEEILAQKNNTVTTLLSKCERYKKFYFAAQKKLGQRNVDLDDSNLELNDSVLETSTQSAAKVEENSKLERRVRQLEQQLEEEVKKYAALKENYDYYTSEKRKNDALAQEQFDSMRKEVRELTSSNCKLMNDTLFQKGQIKMLTENLGTYRDEVSTLEERTKNYEKTIVKHEQTVHMLKDEVMAAHRKHAAAESEAHSLRQENRILKDTSSRLQIEKENYLREQKSQSLLLNSLEFIKTNLERSEMEGRQRLEQRLDETVRELSAQRRHFQEEEEKFRESINEFKRQAETAIKLKEEEKQLAEKWQAELAVVREELAQKVNQVNDLSKKLQNSLTPSLNENPIAAANKRAREFELKLDQATVEIQSLTKELAKAREHGEQFYKMSQTAEAEIKRLHDLHSELVAKQEEEIKKLQKSEAELKTRISDLEAEAMLSNVTEQSKTVNQSGQLKSAQEELKSVLEKLTEANRTIRTLRSENTALAESLSAVEVKYANGMIQHSADIQELTRYKAEFFKANDELNQLKSGRESLQAAYDELLRSNAEAQKLLDKEKEESEQRVADLHALTASLHDQIEALTTKLAVLSNQSQNPNTSLNDSVMDADQSLNASGQASGEEGRNNEQLLKIIKFLRREKDLFAARLDILKAENARLMSEHTIQQKKVDELNGYLNQERAKSQTDVVSANKHEEVLRKIETLNAITDSNRILREERNALTLRVAELNERISSVEKELFPLQCSNKELTSKIEEINVENTSLRTEAIKWRQRANALVEKSNRNPEEFKRLQSEREHLAKLLTAEKELNKKQVDELNLLKQRMDTEIPSLNRHLQQLDEARKKQGDEFTNLKQNNTRQTQDIMELKNRLLQKEEELLKANEELETKDKTIADKDTKELQLRKLAKRYKDYYMGLQAQGGGAESVAELEKVRSELEEVNNQLRTLKEEHEKVIKECEELKKRTEPETDASAVRQEYKAKLDKLVVDLTVARTDLANQETTFAGTKSSYDETIARLEKELQEHIAANKDVNQRLTRENESLHMRINQLTRQLGSQQSTKPSTSSVAEKGNISESSPRTANVKPMSGSATVQQSATVTPWRGGETPLASIRPISVQNSRTAAILPTSQQPPAGSSTSTSSSSSSSSTSTTSASASGGSSAVAQTALVPPQQQVHTTGSAALESMASSSPTSSHTDYMPSTSSASVAVAAIPPMGASSAAESSQEAESIQHPQQNDSQLFVGGAQQQVVALVSPRVEGSSSSSSTSAPNATAPSVQDGGNQSQQPSTSGSSSSSSTVVSSHSRHTPSSSNVTTTQAGCSSQGIKRPRDVEGDSSTTNEEGLPEKMPKMTKRLRGPTHSGELSAGHIGDSGMDVDQMPTSSQRDQEDDIQVVDSDDEEDVLADADDGPIDGGEAEQEGYEDSYEQDNEMDDNEGADDDNDIAVDAQDNNEVDIEEVPEQHMQAQEESQSLDSQAVATASASAQENNQSQAITSGSGESSNPVTLPLADASNWKQAAASTSTAAARRNESSVEIVSSPQVSNFSEQPARLETAEVDGTGEVAEGAPRESAGPSDEGAATASSPQKQGEAGESSGSDANKAADEGDHAGGAENASEADEAFAEETMASGQGEDSQPLGNDNPNVGTSQSEVSHNQANLDEGNPTEDSEGADGVSSEGEKQAVGVEEEGREAEATSPSENTRFRTLRSAVPTRRGGRAMMRGGSPNNQNRPQRIVWQRETSPGNMQRDQMPPANNRFAQRARSRRPIRRPSPNNFNSGGRFP is encoded by the exons ATGGATCTCAGCGGTCCACAGACTCTGAACCAAATACTTCAGCCCGACGAGCTGAAACTCGTGCCGGAAGATGTCCAGAAGAAATTGTCGGcgtacataaaaaatttttcgGATGAGTACTGCAAGGAGCGAGCGGCCGCCAATCGGTTGG CTGAAGCTGAGAAAAAGAGTGAAGAGCTGGAGAACAAAATGGAGGACTACCTGGCGAAATTCAACAACTTTGAGCTGAACGTCAACGAGCTGCGCTCTCAGCTGGACCAAGTGTCCGCGGACAGGTCCCAGCTGATTGACACAGTCGCCAGCTGCGAGCAGAGTGTGTGCCAGTTGCGCAAGGAGAAGACCGCGGCCGTCGAGGAGCGAGACTCGCTGATGAAGGTCATCGAGCGCCAGCAGGCAGAGCTGGAGCGATTGAAACAGGATCTGCACACCTACCAGCAGCAGCTAAGTAGCGCCATTACCGCCAAGTGCGAGGCTATCGCCCGCGTGGACGAGATTCAGAGCAAGGAGGTGGCCCTGGAGCTCAAGGAGAGCCGCTTGGAGAGCGAGCGCCATATGCTGCAGCAAGAGATCCAGCTTCTGAGCGGAGACCTCAACAGAAACCAAGCCGAGCTGCAGAACATAAGGCGGGAGCACTCACTGAATGTCATGCAGCTGGAGAGTCGGCTCAAAGAGAAGACCGATGCCCTGAAGCTGGTCCAAAAACAGTATGGACAGGCGGTAAAGACCATCGAAGAGTTACACCGTAAGGTAGAGGCTCAGAACGACGTTACCTACAAGCAAAACCAGGCTACGGAGGAGTACGTGGAGAGGTTGAAGAAGGAGCTCGATGCCAAGGAGAAGCTGTTTAATATCTTCAAGAACACCGAGGCCGACCATCTGGCCCAGCGGGAGGAACTCCTGCAAGGCATCGCCGACATGAAACGCATGCTGGAGGAGAGCGAGGAGCAAGCTGTCCAGTTAGAGGCGCAAATGACTACCCTTAAGCAGGATCACGCCGCTGAGCTGGAGGAGCAAAACAAGAAGATTGAGAATATGCAGCGGGAGCTGGCCGGTGCCAACGAATTGTTAAAGGAGGCACAGGAGAGCACCCTAGAAAGCGCTATCTGTAAGCTAGCACCTAGTGCAGCGGTGACCAGTCGCCTCATGCGCTCCGATCTGTCGCTCACCGAACTGTACTCCATGTACGCCAGGAGCAGCGAAGAACTGGAGGCGCGCAACCGCGAAATCGAACAGATGAAGCTCCAGGTTAAGTCCATCATGGCGGAGATCAGCGAGAATGCTCCACTGTTTGAAAAACAGAACGCCGACTACCACAAGCTAAAGGAGGCTCACAACCGGCTcttggaggagcatgaagagCTGGCCGAGCGAAAGATCACCATGGAACACGAGCTGGAGAGAACTCAGTTCAACCTTATTCACAGCCAGAAGGAGAACAAGAAGCTTAAGCAGACGcacagcgatctcagccggcAGGTATGCATGCTGCTAGACGAATTGAACTGCTTAAGGGCCGGAGTGCCACTCATTCGTAACCAAGAACCTCGCCAGTCGATTACTAGCGAAAGTGTTATCAACGATAACTTGGTAACCTTCAGTTCCATACAGGAATTGGTCGAGAGAAATTCTCATCTGCTGAATATGTCCCGCGATCTTGCAGAAATGTTGGAGGCGAGTGAAAAGAACCAAGACAAACTCTTGCTGGAGCAGTCCGAAAAACAGATAAGCAAGCTTAATGCGCGTTTTGCCGAGATGGAGGAGATCTTGGCGCAAAAGAACAACACAGTCACCACATTGCTTTCTAAATGCGAACGCTACAAGAAGTTCTATTTTGCTGCTCAGAAGAAGCTGGGTCAGAGGAATGTAGATCTGGACGACTCCAATTTGGAGCTAAACGACTCTGTGCTCGAGACTTCAACGCAGTCGGCCGCCAAGGTGGAGGAGAACAGCAAACTGGAGAGAAGGGTGCGTCAGCTGGAGCAGCAGCTGGAAGAAGAAGTCAAGAAGTATGCAGCTCTGAAGGAGAACTACGACTACTACACCAGCGAGAAACGGAAGAACGACGCCTTGGCCCAAGAGCAGTTCGACTCCATGCGCAAGGAGGTCCGGGAGCTgaccagcagcaactgcaagCTGATGAACGACACTTTGTTCCAAAAGGGACAGATCAAAATGCTGACCGAAAACTTGGGCACCTACAGGGATGAGGTATCCACTCTGGAGGAGCGCACCAAGAATTACGAGAAGACTATAGTGAAGCACGAGCAAACAGTGCACATGCTCAAGGATGAAGTAATGGCCGCCCACCGTAAGCACGCTGCGGCCGAATCGGAGGCCCACAGCCTGCGCCAGGAAAATCGCATCCTGAAGGACACCTCTTCCCGACTGCAGATCGAGAAGGAGAACTATCTTCGTGAACAGAAGAGCCAGTCGCTGCTCTTGAACAGTCTGGAGTTCATCAAGACCAACCTGGAGCGGTCCGAGATGGAGGGACGCCAGCGCTTGGAACAGCGTTTGGATGAAACGGTGCGGGAGCTGTCTGCCCAGCGACGACATTtccaggaggaggaggagaagtTCCGCGAATCAATTAACGAATTCAAGCGACAGGCGGAAACGGCCATTAAACTGAAGGAGGAGGAGAAGCAGCTGGCTGAGAAGTGGCAGGCGGAGCTTGCTGTCGTCCGCGAAGAGCTGGCTCAGAAGGTGAACCAGGTCAATGACTTAAGCAAAAAGCTTCAGAACAGCCTTACGCCTTCCCTCAACGAGAATCCGATCGCTGCAGCCAATAAGCGAGCCCGGGAGTTTGAGCTTAAGTTGGACCAGGCAACGGTGGAGATCCAGTCGCTCACCAAGGAGCTAGCAAAGGCCCGCGAGCATGGCGAGCAATTCTACAAGATGTCCCAGACTGCAGAGGCTGAGATCAAGCGTCTGCATGATCTGCATAGCGAATTGGTTGCCAAGCAGGAGGAGGAAATCAAGAAGCTCCAAAAATCTGAAGCAGAGCTAAAGACCCGAATATCCGATTTGGAGGCGGAGGCGATGCTGTCGAATGTTACTGAGCAAAGCAAGACAGTCAACCAGTCGGGTCAGTTAAAGTCGGCCCAAGAGGAGCTGAAGAGTGTGTTGGAGAAGCTCACGGAAGCTAATCGCACCATTCGCACGCTGCGTAGCGAAAACACCGCTTTGGCTGAATCCCTCAGTGCTGTGGAGGTGAAGTACGCCAATGGGATGATACAGCATTCTGCTGATATCCAGGAGCTAACTCGTTACAAGGCGGAATTCTTTAAAGCCAACGACGAGCTAAATCAATTGAAGTCTGGTCGCGAATCTCTGCAAGCGGCCTACGACGAACTCCTTCGCTCTAATGCCGAGGCTCAGAAGCTGTTGGACAAGGAGAAGGAGGAATCAGAGCAGCGTGTCGCCGATTTGCATGCCCTGACCGCCAGTTTACATGATCAAATCGAAGCGCTGACCACCAAGCTGGCAGTTCTCTCCAATCAAAGCCAAAACCCGAACACTTCTTTAAATGACTCTGTAATGGATGCAGATCAGAGCCTGAATGCCTCTGGACAGGCCAGTGGCGAGGAGGGAAGGAACAACGAACAGCTTCTGAAGATCATCAAGTTCCTGCGCAGGGAGAAGGATCTTTTTGCTGCCAGGCTGGACATTCTCAAGGCCGAAAATGCCCGTTTGATGTCGGAACACACCATTCAACAGAAGAAGGTCGATGAACTAAATGGCTATTTGAACCAAGAGCGCGCCAAGAGCCAAACAGACGTGGTGTCGGCCAACAAGCACGAGGAGGTGCTGCGCAAGATCGAGACCCTTAACGCCATTACTGACAGCAATCGCATCCTGCGGGAGGAGCGCAATGCTTTGACTCTTCGCGTCGCCGAACTTAACGAGCGCATCAGCAGTGTGGAGAAGGAACTGTTCCCGCTCCAATGCAGCAACAAGGAGCTGACTTCGAAGATCGAGGAAATTAATGTGGAGAACACCTCGTTGCGTACCGAGGCCATCAAGTGGCGGCAGCGTGCCAATGCTCTCGTGGAGAAGAGCAACCGCAATCCGGAGGAGTTCAAGCGTCTGCAATCTGAGCGCGAGCACCTGGCTAAGTTGCTTACAGCCGAGAAAGAGCTGAACAAGAAGCAAGTAGATGAGCTGAACTTGCTGAAGCAGCGCATGGACACAGAGATCCCGTCGCTCAACAGACACTTGCAACAACTGGACGAAGCTCGCAAAAAGCAGGGCGACGAATTCACCAACCTAAAGCAAAACAACACTCGGCAGACGCAGGACATTATGGAGCTGAAGAACCGTCTGCTGCAAAAGGAGGAAGAGCTGCTGAAGGCCAACGAGGAGTTGGAGACGAAGGACAAGACCATAGCGGACAAGGACACAAAGGAGCTGCAGCTTCGCAAACTGGCCAAGCGCTACAAGGACTACTATATGGGTCTTCAAGCCCAAGGTGGAGGAGCCGAGTCAGTCGCGGAATTGGAGAAGGTTCGCAGCGAGTTGGAAGAGGTCAATAACCAACTACGAACATTGAAAGAAGAGCATGAAAAGGTAATCAAAGAATGCGAGGAGCTGAAGAAACGCACAGAGCCAGAAACTGATGCCAGTGCCGTGCGTCAGGAATATAAGGCCAAGTTGGACAAACTTGTTGTGGACCTTACCGTGGCTCGTACTGATTTGGCCAACCAGGAAACAACCTTTGCCGGCACCAAGTCCTCCTACGACGAGACAATCGCTCGTCTGGAGAAGGAACTGCAGGAGCACATAGCCGCCAACAAGGATGTAAATCAGCGACTCACCCGTGAGAACGAATCGCTGCACATGAGAATTAACCAGCTCACCCGTCAGCTGGGATCGCAGCAGTCCACCAAACCGTCGACCAGCTCTGTGGCCGAAAAGGGCAACATATCGGAGAGCTCTCCTCGCACTGCCAACGTTAAACCCATGTCAGGATCAGCCACAGTGCAACAATCGGCCACCGTAACTCCCTGGCGTGGAGGCGAGACTCCTTTGGCCAGCATCCGACCGATTTCGGTGCAGAACAGCCGCACGGCCGCTATTTTGCCTACCAGCCAACAGCCCCCGGCGGGATCTAGTACGTCCACCTCTTCATCATCCTCGTCTTCATCGACTTCCACCACATCAGCTTCGGCCAGTGGAGGCAGCTCGGCGGTGGCCCAAACCGCTTTGGTGCCACCACAGCAACAGGTGCACACCACTGGAAGCGCGGCTCTGGAATCGATGGCGTCCTCCTCGCCAACGTCCTCGCATACGGACTACATGCCATCTACCAGCTCTGCGTCTGTGGCCGTGGCTGCTATTCCACCAATGGGAGCCTCATCCGCGGCCGAAAGTTCCCAGGAGGCGGAGAGCATTCAACATCCACAGCAGAACGATTCGCAGCTGTTCGTGGGCGGTGCCCAGCAGCAAGTGGTGGCCCTTGTGTCACCGCGCGTGGAAGGATCCTCTTCATCGAGTTCCACGTCTGCTCCGAATGCCACAGCTCCCAGTGTCCAGGATGGCGGGAATCAGAGTCAGCAGCCCAGCACGTcgggcagcagcagcagctcgtCCACGGTGGTGAGTAGCCACAGCAGGCACACCCCGTCCAGCAGCAATGTGACGACCACCCAGGCCGGCTGCTCATCCCAAGGCATTAAGCGTCCACGGGATGTGGAGGGTGACTCCTCCACGACCAACGAGGAGGGCCTGCCCGAGAAAATGCCAAAGATGACAAAAAGACTTCGCGGCCCAACGCACAGTGGAGAACTGTCCGCCGGACACATTGGCGATTCCGGAATGGATGTCGATCAGATGCCAACCTCCTCGCAGCGCGATCAGGAGGATGACATTCAAGTGGTTGACTCGGACGACGAGGAGGACGTTCTGGCTGATGCCGACGATGGTCCCATTGATGGAGGCGAGGCCGAGCAGGAGGGCTATGAGGATTCCTATGAGCAGGATAACGAGATGGACGACAACGAGGGTGCCGACGATGACAATGACATTGCTGTGGATGCCCAGGATAACAATGAGGTGGACATCGAAGAGGTGCCGGAGCAGCATATGCAGGCGCAGGAGGAGAGCCAATCACTGGACAGCCAGGCAGTCGCGACCGCATCCGCGTCTGCCCAGGAGAACAATCAGAGCCAGGCCATAACAAGTGGCAGTGGAGAGTCGTCGAATCCGGTGACCCTGCCGCTGGCTGACGCCTCCAACTGGAAGCAGGCGGCTGCCTCAACGTCCACAGCAGCTGCGCGACGCAACGAAAG TTCTGTGGAGATTGTCAGCTCACCCCAAGTCTCGAACTTTAGTGAACAGCCAGCCCGCTTGGAGACCGCCGAAGTCGATGGCACCGGCGAGGTGGCCGAGGGTGCTCCACGTGAAAGCGCAGGGCCCAGCGATGAGGGAGCTGCCACCGCCAGTTCCCCACAAAAGCAGGGCGAGGCGGGAGAGAGCAGTGGAAGCGACGCCAACAAAGCTGCTGACGAGGGTGATCACGCTGGAGGAGCAGAAAACGCCAGCGAGGCGGATGAGGCTTTCGCCGAGGAGACAATGGCTTCGGGCCAAGGAGAAGACTCTCAGCCATTGGGAAATGATA ATCCTAATGTGGGCACCAGTCAGTCGGAGGTGTCACATAACCAGGCCAATCTTGACGAGGGCAACCCCACCGAGGACAGCGAGGGCGCCGACGGCGTCTCCTCCGAGGGTGAGAAGCAGGCGGTGGGTGTTGAG GAGGAGGGTCGCGAGGCGGAGGCAACCTCGCCGTCGGAGAACACGCGTTTTCGCACGCTACGCAGCGCGGTGCCCACGCGACGCGGAGGACGCGCCATGATGCGCGGAGGCAGCCCCAACAACCAAAACCGACCACAGCGCATCGTCTGGCAGCGCGAAACGTCGCCGGGAAACATGCAGCGGGACCAGATGCCGCCAGCCAATAATCGTTTTGCCCAACGGGCTCGCAGCCGCCGTCCTATCCGTCGTCCGTCCCCAAACAACTTCAACAGCGGCGGTCGATTCCCCTAG
- the LOC108008872 gene encoding uncharacterized protein, with protein MIYSENCCCCIELKCGCILIAIVEVLIRGLDRFFVDRDSILGFLSLVVSGIYVICCIFLLLGAVLGVRYFLLPYLSVSCLRFFILVAEGVFVATEGFVNEYLVFDVLQSLLGLYFWLVVFSYYDLLKDT; from the exons ATGATCTATTCTGAAAATTGCTGTTGCTGCATAGAGCTGAAGTGCGGCTGCATTCTGATAGCCATCGTAGAGGTGCTCATCCGCGGGTTGGATCGATTCTTTGTGGATC GCGACAGCATCCTGGGATTTTTGTCCCTCGTGGTGAGCGGTATCTACGTAATCTGTTGCATATTCCTTCTTCTCGGAGCCGTGCTG GGCGTAAGGTACTTTCTGTTGCCCTACCTCTCGGTTTCCTGCCTCCGTTTCTTCATTTTGGTTGCCGAGGGCGTGTTTGTGGCCACTGAAGGCTTTGTCAATGAATATCTTGTCTTTGATGTACTCCAATCTC TTCTTGGTCTGTACTTTTGGCTGGTGGTCTTCTCCTACTACGACCTTTTGAAGGACACCTGA
- the Twdlbeta gene encoding uncharacterized protein Twdlbeta: MQSQCILLLLATSLALCLARPEPPRSRYGPPPPPAPQKEYGPPAPAAQPLPVYGPPAAFYGPPAASEALVTKNVYVHVPPEEPEFYPASSPIQTAVPKKHYKIIFIKAPNPPTPVRQVLPPPVQDEHKTLVYVLVKKPEEQQPLILPAPEPTEPSKPEVYFIKYKQQQAKPATQYGPPPAAPSEEYGAPPAPRTVEQF; the protein is encoded by the coding sequence ATGCAGTCGCAGTGTATCCTCCTCCTCTTGGCCACCAGTCTGGCCCTTTGCTTGGCCCGTCCGGAACCGCCGAGATCCCGCTATGGACCACCACCGCCGCCAGCTCCCCAAAAGGAATACGGTCCTCCGGCTCCGGCTGCCCAACCCTTACCCGTTTACGGACCACCGGCTGCCTTCTACGGACCACCAGCCGCCTCGGAGGCGCTCGTGACCAAGAACGTGTACGTCCATGTGCCACCAGAGGAGCCGGAATTCTACCCAGCCTCATCGCCCATCCAAACGGCCGTGCCCAAGAAGCACTACAAGATCATCTTCATCAAGGCGCCCAACCCACCGACTCCAGTGCGACAGGTGCTCCCACCCCCGGTGCAGGATGAGCACAAGACCCTGGTCTACGTGCTGGTGAAGAAGCCCGAGGAACAGCAGCCCCTCATCCTACCCGCTCCCGAGCCCACGGAGCCCAGCAAGCCGGAGGTGTACTTCATCAAGTACAAGCAGCAGCAGGCCAAGCCGGCCACCCAGTACGGCCCACCGCCCGCCGCCCCCTCGGAGGAGTACGGAGCACCACCTGCCCCCCGCACCGTCGAGCAGTTCTAG